gagagagagagggagaaggTTTTAACTTACTGCAACAAAAGGGTCACGACCGATGAGACCATAGATGAACCAAGAAGTACCACAGAGGAACACAAAGAGCGACAAAAAGAATGGCATGTACTCTACACTCTTCGTCTTTACCACCAATCTCTGTTTccatcaaaactcaaaactttGAAACAATccaacaaaaatttgaaaagaatgattctttttgttttgtcttacCATGATTGAGAGTGGAGAAGCGTACATGATGATGGAGAACACGGTGGCTGCGATACCGCAGAAGAGTTTTCTACCGTTACCATGGAGGGCGAAGAGAGAGACGAGAGCCACCGTTGCGAACACGGCCAAGACTGCGGCGAAGATAGCAAAGATCTTGGCTTTCTCTTTCCTCGGTGCGTAGAAAAGGAAGATCAAGACGTAGATTGTCTCTATCGCTGCTCCTGTTCCGTTGATTGTGCTCACGAGCGTGTTGTCCTTTGACACAAAGGGAAGTCCGTACCtgaaaaacagaggaaaaaaaacagaggaagcaCAGAAACAGAGTTGTTAAAGAGATGTGTTACTTTGAAGATTCAAGACAGATTTAAAAGTGTTTTTACCAGGCGGAGAGGAGACAGTTGAGGAGAGTCATAGGGTAAGGGATGCCAGAGAACTGTTCAGTTGATTTGTTCTTGATGATTCTCTTGAATGTTATCCTGAAGAACAGAGCAGAACAGAACAAATCTTGAATGTTTCTTGGTTAATAACATCAGTTTACATGTAATACTAGTTAGAGGAGGAAACTGAGAGAATTCAAACTCAGTTCACCAGCTGAAACaggaagaaagaaagagagagagagaggatggaGACGTACGAAGGAGCCAAAAAGAGAAACAGAGCAGTTGCGTTTCCTGTAAAAGCAGAGATAGTATAGTGTCAGTGCTTTCTCATGGAGAAAGatggaagaaagagagagagagagagattgaaggGAATGGGTTACCGAAGACGCCGAAGATGGTGTGAGCTATGTTCATCTTTTGATCTCTGAAGCGTCTAAAGattttctctttgttcttgtttGTGAGCCTAGAAGAAAAGTGAGAGAGAATGTGGTGAGTGTTTGTTATCGAGAAGCTGTCTTCCCATAGGGGTATAAATATGAAGAACGTGTGTGTGCGCGCTAGCCGCTTCACCGCGAAACACCAATTATTATCAAATTACAAAAAGGCCCATATAAATTAGTGACATTTACGGTACtgattatttttcatattatattttaatttgttgtaATAGTAAAATCTGGAAAAATAAGAGGCATAATAAAGGGACCTCTCTCTGCATCTTTCAGAGAGAGAGTCGGTGCCTTCTCCTGACCGCCTGTTCATTGCGGTGCCCGGTTTCCCGTCCATCGGGATCTTTTCCGACATCCGTCAGCTCCTTCAGTGATGGTTGGTCGGCTTTCTACTCTGGGGCTCACCCTTTTTCAGGGTAGTCGCCGGGTTTTGACTCTGGCGACCCACTTCTCCTCGCGGTGGTGTCGGCCGGCTTTGCTCCGGGTTCATCCCGGTTTCTCTTTTCTAAATCGATCTTTGCTTAATCTCTTCGATCCATTCTGTTTTCAATCTCTTTGATTGATTTGCATGTTATTGGATCTCTTTTACATGTGAAGATCTGATTCTCCTTTCGACAGTTGACGGTGGTCCTAATATTGGCGGCTACGACTTTTGCGTCGCTTCCTTTTATCCTTTGGGTTCCCGGCGTTTCAATGATTTCCGGTGTAACTCTCCTCTGTCGGTAGTACTTTAATTGCTTTCTCGTCGTCGGTGGAGGCTCTAACTCCGGATTCCTGTTTCCGGTGGAACATACCGATTAGCGTCTATGTTGATGACTTTCTGGCCGGCGAAGATCGGTGGCTTCTTGACCTAAGGGCACATGTCTCTCACACGCTAACTTGGTAACGCGTGGAAAAAAGGCGAGTCGATTAACCTGTCTCCCTTTGGGCTAATTTTGGACTGGGCTTCTAGTGGGCCTCGTGGTCTTTATGTTCTGCCTGTCTTTGGGCcttattttgtatttgttttttgcCCTTCTTCTTGGGCTTGCTTTGTAATATAGACCTTGTTTAATAAATACccggtgacaaaaaaaaaaaaaaaatctggaaaAATAGGTAGTGTTATGAAGGAAAAAATAACAAGTATTTTGTACCGAGAGGAAATTTTAGCGGGTGATCTTGCTGG
The window above is part of the Brassica napus cultivar Da-Ae chromosome C8, Da-Ae, whole genome shotgun sequence genome. Proteins encoded here:
- the LOC106390625 gene encoding bidirectional sugar transporter SWEET1; protein product: MNIAHTIFGVFGNATALFLFLAPSITFKRIIKNKSTEQFSGIPYPMTLLNCLLSAWYGLPFVSKDNTLVSTINGTGAAIETIYVLIFLFYAPRKEKAKIFAIFAAVLAVFATVALVSLFALHGNGRKLFCGIAATVFSIIMYASPLSIMRLVVKTKSVEYMPFFLSLFVFLCGTSWFIYGLIGRDPFVAIPNGFGCALGTVQLILYFIYCGNKGDKSTDDAEKDEKKTVEMKDEEKKKQNVVNGKQQEQQV